A stretch of the Bradyrhizobium arachidis genome encodes the following:
- the glmS gene encoding glutamine--fructose-6-phosphate transaminase (isomerizing), with product MCGIVGILGRTPVAEQLVDSLKRLEYRGYDSAGVATLEGDRLERRRAEGKLKNLEKRLDAEPLQGTTGIGHTRWATHGKPTEHNAHPHATENVAVVHNGIIENFRELREKLEKQGAKFSSETDTEVVAHLVNSYLLKGQSPQEAVKASLPQLRGAFALGFLFAGHGDLLIGARKGSPLAIGYGDGEMYLGSDAIALAPFTDTISYLEDGDWVVLSHEVGVIHDASGAVVNREVLKSGASSFLVDKANYRHFMAKEIHEQPEVVGHTLARYVDMASERVALPVKLPFDFNDVQRITITACGTASYAGYVAKYWFERFARVPVEVDVASEFRYREAPLRKGDLAVFISQSGETADTLAALRYAKEQGAHTVAVVNVPTSTIAREAETVLQTLAGPEIGVASTKAFTCQLMVLAALAVAAGKARGELSDADEAKLVQGLVEIPRLIAAALVAEPQIEKLARDIAKSRDVLYLGRGTSFPIALEGALKLKEISYIHAEGYAAGELKHGPIALIDETMPVVVIAPYDRVFEKTVSNMQEVAARGGNIILVTDAKGAEEATVDSLVTIVLPDMGSAFTPIVYAIPVQLLAYHTAVVMGTDVDQPRNLAKSVTVE from the coding sequence ATGTGCGGGATTGTCGGCATTCTCGGGCGCACGCCGGTTGCAGAGCAATTGGTGGATTCGCTCAAACGTCTCGAATATCGCGGCTACGACTCCGCGGGCGTCGCCACGCTCGAAGGTGATCGTCTCGAGCGCCGGCGCGCCGAGGGCAAGCTGAAGAACCTGGAGAAGCGACTCGACGCCGAGCCGCTTCAGGGCACGACCGGCATCGGCCACACCCGCTGGGCTACGCACGGCAAGCCGACCGAGCACAATGCACATCCGCACGCGACCGAGAACGTCGCGGTCGTGCACAACGGCATCATCGAGAATTTCCGCGAGCTGCGCGAGAAGCTCGAGAAGCAGGGCGCGAAGTTTTCCAGCGAGACCGACACCGAGGTCGTCGCGCATCTCGTCAATTCCTATCTGCTCAAGGGCCAGTCGCCGCAGGAGGCCGTGAAGGCTTCGCTGCCGCAACTGCGCGGCGCCTTTGCGCTCGGTTTCCTGTTCGCCGGCCATGGCGATCTCCTGATCGGCGCGCGAAAGGGCTCGCCCCTTGCGATCGGCTATGGCGACGGCGAGATGTATCTCGGCTCGGACGCGATTGCGCTCGCGCCGTTCACCGACACCATCAGCTATCTCGAGGACGGCGACTGGGTCGTGCTGTCACACGAGGTTGGCGTGATCCACGACGCCAGCGGCGCCGTGGTCAACCGCGAGGTGCTCAAGTCGGGCGCGTCGTCCTTCCTGGTCGACAAGGCCAACTACCGCCACTTCATGGCCAAGGAAATCCACGAGCAGCCGGAGGTCGTCGGGCATACGCTGGCGCGTTACGTCGACATGGCGTCCGAGCGCGTTGCGCTGCCGGTCAAGCTGCCGTTCGACTTCAACGACGTCCAGCGCATCACCATCACCGCCTGCGGCACCGCCAGCTATGCCGGCTACGTCGCAAAATACTGGTTCGAGCGCTTTGCGCGCGTGCCGGTCGAGGTCGATGTCGCCTCCGAGTTCCGCTACCGCGAGGCGCCCTTGCGCAAGGGCGACCTTGCGGTCTTCATCTCACAGTCCGGCGAGACCGCCGACACGCTCGCAGCCCTTCGTTACGCCAAGGAGCAGGGCGCGCACACCGTTGCGGTGGTCAACGTGCCGACCTCGACGATCGCGCGCGAGGCCGAGACCGTGCTGCAGACGCTCGCCGGGCCCGAGATCGGCGTCGCCTCGACAAAAGCCTTCACCTGCCAGTTGATGGTGCTCGCCGCGCTGGCGGTCGCCGCCGGCAAGGCGCGCGGCGAACTGTCCGACGCCGACGAGGCCAAGCTCGTCCAGGGCCTGGTCGAGATCCCGCGCCTGATCGCAGCGGCGCTGGTCGCCGAGCCGCAGATCGAAAAGCTCGCCCGCGACATCGCAAAATCCCGCGACGTGCTCTATCTCGGCCGCGGCACCAGCTTCCCGATCGCGCTGGAAGGCGCACTGAAGCTGAAGGAGATCTCCTACATCCACGCCGAGGGCTATGCCGCCGGCGAGCTCAAGCACGGCCCGATCGCGTTGATCGACGAGACCATGCCGGTCGTCGTCATCGCGCCCTACGACCGGGTGTTCGAAAAGACCGTCTCCAACATGCAGGAGGTGGCGGCCCGTGGCGGCAACATCATCCTGGTGACCGATGCCAAGGGGGCCGAGGAGGCGACGGTGGATTCACTCGTCACCATCGTGCTGCCGGACATGGGCTCGGCGTTCACGCCGATCGTCTATGCCATCCCCGTGCAATTGCTAGCCTATCATACGGCCGTCGTGATGGGGACCGACGTCGACCAGCCGCGCAACCTCGCCAAATCGGTGACCGTCGAATAG
- a CDS encoding DUF502 domain-containing protein, which translates to MTARDDASPPAPLPDLPPEPHTGLMGRFRNYFLTGLIVTGPIAITLYLVWWFVTWVDGVVRPFVPLAYRPETYLPYGVPGWGLIVAFFTLTLVGFLAANLIGRTLVDVGETFLGRIPAVRAIYRGLKQVFETLFSGKGSSFRKVGLVEFPSPGMWSIVLISQSPSEDVARSLPGQEEHVSVFLPCSPNPTTGFFFYVPRSKIIEVELSAEDAATLIMSAGVVQPGSAPDPKKAAALAGMANAARIANASRLAPEPAKVE; encoded by the coding sequence ATGACCGCCCGCGACGACGCGTCCCCGCCCGCGCCCCTGCCAGACTTGCCGCCGGAACCGCATACCGGCCTGATGGGCCGTTTCCGCAACTATTTTCTCACCGGCCTCATCGTCACCGGGCCGATCGCGATCACCCTTTATCTGGTCTGGTGGTTTGTCACCTGGGTCGACGGCGTGGTGCGCCCCTTCGTGCCGCTGGCCTACCGTCCCGAGACCTATCTGCCTTACGGCGTTCCCGGCTGGGGGCTGATCGTCGCATTTTTTACGCTGACGCTGGTCGGCTTCCTCGCGGCCAATTTGATCGGCCGGACGCTGGTCGATGTCGGTGAGACCTTCTTGGGCCGGATCCCGGCCGTGCGCGCCATCTACCGCGGTTTGAAGCAGGTGTTCGAGACGCTGTTCTCGGGCAAGGGCTCGAGCTTCCGGAAAGTGGGCCTGGTCGAGTTTCCCTCGCCGGGCATGTGGTCGATCGTCCTGATCTCGCAATCGCCGAGCGAGGACGTCGCGCGCAGCCTGCCCGGGCAGGAGGAGCATGTCTCGGTGTTCCTGCCGTGCTCGCCGAACCCGACGACCGGCTTCTTCTTCTACGTGCCCAGGAGCAAGATCATCGAGGTCGAGCTGAGCGCCGAGGATGCTGCGACGCTGATCATGTCGGCCGGCGTGGTGCAGCCGGGCTCGGCACCCGACCCCAAGAAGGCCGCCGCTCTCGCGGGCATGGCGAATGCGGCGCGCATCGCCAACGCCTCGAGGCTGGCACCCGAGCCTGCGAAGGTGGAGTAG
- a CDS encoding NAD(P)-dependent oxidoreductase: protein MSPTIAILAPGAMGSAVARRLSDHGARVLTSLRGRSEATLKRAADAGMVGAEDDAIAAADIILSIVPPGEAVALAERLAALIVKRDKKPVVVDCNAVNVDTVLRIEEIIGSAQAPFVDAGIIGFPPQRGGKSPAFYMAGEHAKDVTVLRDLGLDVRIVEGPVGAASALKMAYAGINKGLAGLGSAMVLAATKAGAADALRAELALSQPAMLAKLEVALPDMIPKAYRWVAEMREISGFLGPDHPASQIYEGFARWFEHLAEDAKGEGADTELLRAFAAKGGKKG, encoded by the coding sequence ATGTCCCCAACCATTGCGATCCTGGCGCCTGGTGCCATGGGCAGTGCCGTCGCCCGCCGCCTGAGCGATCATGGCGCGCGCGTGCTGACCTCGCTGAGGGGCCGCAGCGAAGCGACGCTGAAGCGGGCCGCCGATGCCGGCATGGTCGGCGCCGAGGATGATGCGATCGCGGCGGCCGACATCATCCTCTCGATCGTGCCGCCGGGCGAGGCGGTGGCGCTCGCCGAGCGGCTCGCCGCACTGATCGTCAAGCGGGACAAGAAACCGGTCGTCGTCGACTGCAACGCCGTCAATGTCGACACCGTGCTCCGCATTGAGGAAATCATCGGCTCGGCCCAGGCGCCGTTCGTCGATGCCGGCATCATCGGCTTCCCGCCGCAGCGAGGGGGCAAGAGTCCGGCGTTCTATATGGCGGGCGAGCACGCCAAGGATGTCACCGTTCTCAGGGATCTCGGCCTCGATGTACGGATCGTCGAAGGCCCGGTCGGCGCTGCCTCTGCGCTCAAGATGGCCTACGCCGGCATCAACAAGGGACTGGCCGGCCTCGGCTCGGCGATGGTGCTCGCGGCGACGAAGGCGGGTGCTGCCGATGCCTTGCGCGCCGAACTCGCACTGAGCCAGCCTGCGATGCTGGCGAAGCTCGAGGTCGCGCTGCCGGACATGATTCCGAAGGCTTATCGCTGGGTCGCCGAGATGCGGGAGATATCGGGCTTCCTCGGGCCGGATCATCCGGCAAGCCAGATCTACGAGGGATTTGCGCGGTGGTTCGAGCATCTGGCCGAGGATGCGAAGGGCGAGGGCGCGGATACGGAGTTGCTCAGGGCGTTTGCAGCGAAGGGCGGGAAGAAGGGCTGA
- the recG gene encoding ATP-dependent DNA helicase RecG: MRPSLLNPLFAAVTSLPGVGPKQDKLLRYLLSRDETPRLVDLLLHLPSQVIDRRARPKIRDAVAGTVVTLEVTIDRHRPPPPRNSRAPYLVYASDDTGDVVLTFFRAKPGYVEKLLPMGEKRYVSGTLQMYDGIPQIVHPDRVLDEEAIAKLSGIDPVYPLTEGLALGSLRRAIAQALQKLPALPEWISPEVLRRCHFPPIAEALHRVHQPAELTDILPDQPFWSRLAFDELLAGQLALALIRAQLRRPAGVRNAGDGHLRNKIIDALPYALTPSQRNAAAAIADDLKQPVRMLRLLQGDVGSGKTVVALLAAAAVAEVGKQAALMAPTEILARQHIKTIAPLAERAGVRVAILTGREKGKERRDILARLAEGEIDLLVGTHALIQDDVIFKDLALAVVDEQHRFGVRERLALTSKGEAVDVLVLSATPIPRTLVLTYFGDMDVSELREKPAGRQPIDTRAVPMSRIEEVMEGVGRALQSGKLVYWICPLVEESEAEGTEHLTNATKRFESLQKRFGDRVGLVHGQMKGTEKDRVMAEFAAHEIGLLVATTVVEVGVDVPAATIMVIENAERFGLAQLHQLRGRIGRGSEASTCLLLYSEPLGEMSKARLKVIRETTDGFRIAEEDLKLRGEGDVLGVRQSGLPGYRIARSEVHGQLITQARDEALRIMKDNPKLQGERGEALRCLLYLYERDEAIPLIGAG, encoded by the coding sequence ATGCGCCCCAGCCTGCTCAATCCGCTGTTTGCTGCCGTGACCAGCCTGCCCGGCGTCGGTCCGAAGCAGGACAAGCTGCTGCGCTATCTGCTGAGCCGCGATGAGACGCCACGGCTGGTCGATCTCCTGCTGCACTTGCCGAGCCAGGTCATCGACCGCCGGGCGCGGCCAAAGATCCGCGACGCCGTTGCCGGCACCGTGGTGACGCTGGAAGTCACCATCGACCGCCACCGCCCGCCCCCGCCGCGCAATTCGCGCGCGCCGTATCTCGTCTATGCCAGCGACGATACCGGCGACGTCGTGCTGACCTTCTTCCGCGCAAAGCCCGGCTATGTCGAGAAGCTCTTGCCGATGGGCGAGAAGCGCTACGTCTCCGGCACGTTGCAGATGTATGACGGCATCCCGCAGATCGTGCATCCCGACCGCGTGCTGGATGAGGAGGCCATCGCAAAGCTCTCCGGCATCGATCCGGTCTATCCGCTCACCGAAGGGCTCGCGCTCGGCTCGCTGCGACGGGCGATCGCGCAGGCGCTGCAAAAGCTGCCCGCTTTGCCGGAATGGATCAGCCCGGAGGTGCTGCGCCGCTGCCACTTCCCGCCAATCGCAGAAGCCTTGCATCGCGTGCACCAGCCGGCCGAGCTCACGGACATCCTGCCCGACCAGCCGTTCTGGTCGCGCCTCGCCTTCGACGAGCTTTTGGCAGGACAGCTCGCGCTGGCCCTGATCCGCGCGCAATTGCGTCGTCCGGCCGGCGTGCGCAATGCCGGCGACGGCCATTTGCGCAACAAGATCATCGACGCCCTGCCCTACGCCCTGACGCCGTCGCAGCGCAATGCCGCCGCCGCCATCGCCGATGATCTGAAGCAACCCGTGCGCATGCTGCGCCTGCTGCAAGGCGACGTCGGCTCCGGCAAGACCGTGGTGGCGTTGCTTGCGGCCGCCGCCGTCGCCGAAGTCGGCAAGCAGGCCGCGCTGATGGCGCCAACCGAAATTCTGGCGCGCCAGCACATCAAGACCATCGCCCCGCTCGCCGAGCGCGCCGGCGTGCGGGTTGCGATCCTCACCGGCCGCGAGAAGGGCAAGGAGCGCCGCGACATCCTCGCCCGCCTCGCCGAGGGCGAGATTGACCTCCTCGTCGGCACGCATGCGCTGATCCAGGACGATGTTATCTTCAAAGATCTCGCGCTCGCGGTCGTCGACGAGCAGCACCGCTTTGGCGTGCGCGAACGTCTCGCGCTGACCTCGAAGGGCGAAGCGGTCGACGTGCTGGTACTCAGCGCCACGCCTATCCCACGCACCCTGGTCCTCACTTACTTCGGCGACATGGACGTCAGCGAGTTGCGCGAAAAACCGGCCGGCCGCCAGCCGATCGACACACGTGCGGTACCGATGAGCCGTATCGAGGAGGTCATGGAGGGCGTCGGCCGCGCCCTGCAGTCGGGCAAGCTGGTCTACTGGATCTGTCCGCTGGTCGAGGAGTCCGAGGCCGAGGGCACCGAGCATCTCACCAACGCGACAAAACGTTTCGAGAGCCTGCAAAAGCGCTTTGGCGACCGCGTCGGGCTCGTCCACGGCCAGATGAAGGGTACCGAGAAGGACCGCGTGATGGCAGAGTTCGCCGCCCACGAGATCGGGCTTCTGGTCGCGACCACAGTGGTCGAGGTCGGCGTCGACGTGCCGGCCGCGACCATCATGGTGATCGAGAACGCCGAACGTTTTGGCCTTGCGCAACTCCACCAGTTGCGCGGCCGCATCGGCCGCGGCTCGGAGGCCTCGACCTGCCTCCTGCTCTACTCAGAACCACTCGGCGAGATGTCGAAGGCACGGCTCAAGGTGATCCGCGAGACCACAGACGGTTTTCGCATTGCGGAGGAAGACCTCAAGCTGCGCGGCGAAGGCGACGTGCTCGGCGTGCGCCAGAGCGGCCTGCCCGGCTACCGCATCGCGCGCTCCGAGGTGCACGGCCAGTTGATCACGCAGGCGCGCGACGAAGCGTTGCGGATCATGAAGGATAATCCCAAGCTGCAGGGCGAGCGCGGCGAAGCGCTGCGATGCCTGCTGTATCTGTATGAGCGGGATGAGGCGATCCCGCTGATCGGCGCGGGCTAG
- a CDS encoding succinate dehydrogenase assembly factor 2 translates to MTGTTRSSGGLDDRRKRLLFRCWHRGTREMDLILGRFADAEIGNLSEAEMAELERLIEVPDPDLYAAITGDKELPADVPGALFARIKAFPAAGDNS, encoded by the coding sequence ATGACGGGAACGACACGATCGAGCGGCGGCCTGGATGACCGCCGCAAGCGGCTTTTGTTCCGCTGCTGGCACCGCGGCACGCGCGAGATGGACCTCATCCTGGGCCGCTTTGCGGATGCGGAGATCGGCAATTTGTCCGAGGCTGAAATGGCCGAGCTGGAGCGCCTGATCGAGGTACCCGATCCCGATCTCTATGCCGCGATCACCGGCGACAAGGAGCTCCCGGCGGATGTGCCGGGCGCGCTGTTCGCGCGCATCAAGGCGTTTCCCGCGGCGGGCGACAATTCATGA